A genomic stretch from Thiobacter sp. AK1 includes:
- a CDS encoding outer membrane protein assembly factor BamE, which produces MYAFFLGNPMRRSALLSVLWLAAVPGLAGCSVTQIAPEPYKLEIQQGNVITQEMAAKLAPGMTRAQVRFLLGSPPITDPFHANRWDYVYRLAKGSKLEEERKLTLFFENDQLVRVAGDVAPLTAEDQAQAEKQPARGVNEVVLSKADPNAPPAPPPEEKGFFGRMLEKIGF; this is translated from the coding sequence ATGTACGCTTTCTTTTTGGGCAATCCCATGCGGCGCAGCGCTTTGCTTTCGGTTTTGTGGCTTGCGGCAGTGCCGGGACTGGCAGGCTGTTCCGTCACCCAGATCGCCCCCGAACCCTACAAGCTCGAAATCCAGCAGGGCAACGTGATCACCCAGGAGATGGCGGCCAAGCTGGCACCCGGTATGACCCGTGCCCAGGTGCGCTTTCTGTTGGGCTCGCCGCCCATCACCGATCCCTTCCACGCCAACCGCTGGGACTACGTCTACCGTCTGGCCAAAGGCAGCAAGCTGGAGGAGGAACGCAAGCTCACGCTGTTCTTCGAGAATGACCAGCTCGTGCGGGTGGCCGGGGATGTGGCGCCTCTCACCGCCGAAGATCAGGCTCAGGCGGAGAAGCAGCCCGCGCGCGGCGTCAACGAGGTCGTGCTGTCCAAGGCCGATCCCAATGCGCCACCCGCGCCACCGCCGGAAGAGAAGGGATTTTTCGGCCGCATGTTGGAAAAAATCGGTTTCTGA